GCGGTTAAAAAAATACGACCCCAAGCTGTTATGCGTAACCTCTCTTACTGAAGAGCTGGCCTTGCAACAAGCTCGCGAAGCCGACAAAGAGATTCGCCGCGGCAAATACCGCGGGCCCCTGCACGGCGTGCCCTTTGGCGTGAAAGACTTGTTCAGCACCAAGGGCTACAAAACCACCTGGGGCTCGGTGCCTTATAAAGATCAGGTTCTCGAAGAAGACGCCGCCGTGGTAACGCGCCTGCGCGATGCCGGCGGGGTGCTGGTGGCCAAGTTTACCCTAGGCGAGCTTGCCATGGGCGACGTGTGGTACGGCGGCATGACGCGCAGCCCCTGGGATATCAGCAAGGGCAGCAGCGGCTCGTCGGCTGGCTCGGCATCGGCGGTAGCTGCCGGTTTGGTGCCCTACGCCATCGGTACCGAAACCCTAGGTTCGATTGTAAGCCCCAGCACAGCGTGCGGCACAACTGGCCTGCGCCCGACTTTTGGCCGCGTAAGCCGCCACGGCGCCATGGCTCTGAGCTGGTCGATGGACAAGATCGGGCCTATTACGCGCTCGGTCGAAGACTGTGCTCTGGTGTTTAATGCTTTGGAGGGCGAAGACCCGCGTGATCCGGCCACGCTGTTGATTCCGCGCTACGGCACACAGTTTCAGTATGCTTTCAACGTTGACCTGAAAAAGCTGCGCATCGGCTACGTAAAAGCCGATTTCGACCGCACGTACCCCACCAAAGCCAACGACCAGGCCGTGCTGGAAACCCTGCGCAAGCTGGGCGTGCAGCTCGTTGAGCTGGAACTGCCCAAGCTGCCGGCCGGCGACATGACCTTCCTGCTCACGGCCGAGGGCGCCGCCGCCTTCGACGACCTCACCCGCTCGGGCCGCGATGCCAGCATGGTAAAGCAAGACCGCAATGCCTGGCCCAACCTGTTCCGGGCTTCGCGCTTTGTGCCGGCCGTGGAGTACATCCAGGCCCAGCGTGCCCGCCGCTTGCTGATTGAAGAACTGGATGCCCGCATCAAAGACCTCGACGGGTACGTGGCGCCTTCGTTCAGCAGCAACCTCGTGATTACCAACCTCACCGGCCACCCGGCCGTGGTAGTGCCCAACGGCTTCCGGCCCGGCGGGCTGCCCAGCACCATCACCTTCACGGGGCAGCTGTACCAGGAGGCCAAGCTGCTGGCCCTGGCCAAGGCTTACCAGGACGCCACCGAGTTCGACGAAAAGCACCCGCCGCTCAACTTCTAACCCTAGGTGACAACTCCCGACCAACCCCTTGCAGCCTCGTTGGCCGCGCGCTGGCAACAAACGGTAGCCCCGCTGTTGCCGGCCGCAGCCGGCGAGGCTGCCTGGTGTTACGTGCTAGGTGCTTACGCAGGTTCCGACCGGCATTACCACGCCTTGCCGCACCTGGTCACCATGTTTGCAGTGCTTGATGCCCACCCCGAGAAAGCACCCGATGCGGCGGTGCTGGAGCTGGCCGTGTGGTTTCACGATGCCGTGTACGACCCCTTGCGCCACGACAACGAAGCCCGCAGCGCCGAGGCCGCCCGGCAGCACCTGCAAGGCAGTCGCCTCACGGCCGAGCAGCTCGCCCGCCTCGATTACCTCATCCGGCGCACGCAGCACCACGCCCGCACCGAGCCCAACGACGGCCCCGATACGGCTTTGCTGCTCGATGCTGATTTGTGGATCCTGGGTGCCGAGCCTGCGCAATACGCCGCCTACGCCCGGCAAGTGCGGCAGGAGTACCACCTGGTGCCCAAGCTGCTGTACCGCCCCGGCCGGGCCAAAGTGCTGCGCCATTTGCTTGAGGCCCCGCAACTCTACCGCACCAGCTACGCACAGCAACACCGCGACGCGGCCGCCCGGCGCAACCTCGCCGCCGAGCTGCAAGCCTGGGAAGCCGGCCGCGGCCTCGACGACCTAGGCGTATGACCTAAACTGCCCCTAGGTGCCCGGAGCTGGTTGCAACGGCGGCACCTAGGGCTTGTCTTTCGCGATGCGTAAGTTGCGCTTCGTCCTTTCTCTCCCCCGAATACCACCTTTATGCGTTTTTCTAGTGCGCTGCGGCTGCTGGCTTTGTGGCCGGTAGCAGCCGTTGCCCAAACTCCGCAGGCTGGTTCGCCGCTGGCGCCGCTTACCGTCGAGAAAATCATGCGCGAGCCGGCCCAATGGCTCGGCGGTCTGCCCTCGGCCCAGTACTGGAGCGAAGACGGCAAGCGCATTTACTTTCAGTGGAACCCCGAGCGCGCCCGCCGCGACTCGCTCTACTACACCACGCCCGATGGTAAGGCGCCGCGCAAAGTAAGCCTGGCCGAGCAGCGCCAGCTGCCCTCCGCCCGCGGCGACTACGATGCCGCCCACACCCTCAAGGTGTACGAGAAGGACGGCGACATTTACTTGCTCGAGCTGAAATCGGGCAAAACGCGGCGCATCACCAACACCGCCGAGCGCGAGATGGAGCCTGAATTTGCCCTGCAAGGCAAAGCGGTAAGCTACACCCGCAACGGCAACCTGTTTACCTGGGACCCCGCCACCGGCGAGACGACCCAGCGCACGGATTTCCGGCGGGGGCAGCGGCCGCCCGGCCCATCTACGGATAAATCGGAGAAGTACCTGCGGGCGCAGCAGCTGGCCCTTTTTCAGGTGATTAAACAGCGCGAGCAAGACCGCGAGGCCCGCGAGCGGCTGCAAAAGGCCCTGGCCAAGCTGCGGCCCAAGCCCATTTACCTAGGCAACCAAACCGTCGAGAACCTGCGCCTCTCGCCCGATGGCCGCTACGTAACCTACTCGCTGGTGCAGGCCCCCACCAACGATAAGGTAGCTATTGTGCCGGCCTTCGTCACGGCTTCGGGTTTTACCGAAGACATCAACACCCGCAACAAAGTAGGCGCTCCGCAAACGGCCTACGAGCTGGGCATTTACGACATCGGCCGCGACACTACCTTTGTGCTCGGCTATAAAGAGCTGAAGGGCCTCGACGAGCAGCCCGCCTACCGCAAAGAGTACGCCCTGAAGGCCAAAGCTCCCGTGCCCGCCGAAGGCGACAAAGCCAACGGCAAAGACAAGCCCGCCACCGAGCTGCGCCGCGTAATACCCCACGGGCCGTACTGGAACGACTCCGGCCAGCGCGCTTTTCTGGTGATGCGCTCCACCGACAACAAAGACCGGTGGATTGTGTCGCTCGACCCCGCCACCCAGAAAATAGCTCTGCTCGACCGCCAGCGCGACGAAGCCTGGATTAACGGCCCCGGCATTGGCTACGAAGCCGGCAACGTAGGCTGGATGCCCGATGGCCGCCGCATGTACTTCCAGAGCGAAGAAACCGGGTACTCGCACCTCTACACCGTGGATGCGGTTTCGGGACAGAAAAAAGCCTTAACCAGCGGCAACTTCGAAGTGCAGCAAGCCAAGCTCAGCCGCGACAAGAAGACCTGGTACCTCACGGCCAACAAGTCGCACCCCGGCGAGCAGCACTTCTACCGCATGCCAGCCGAAGGCGGTCAGCTCACGCAAATCACTACCCAAAGCGGTGCCCACGAGGTAGTTCTTTCGCCCGACGAGAAAACCCTGGCCGTGCGCTACAGCTACGCCAACAAGCCCTGGGAGCTGTACGTGATGGACAACAAGCCCGGCGCCAAAATGCGTCAGCTCACGCGCTCCACCACCAAGGAGTTCGAGAGCTACAAGTGGCGCGAGCCCGAGGTAATAACCTACAAAGCCCAGGACGGCGCCCTGGTGCACGCCCGCCTCTACCGCCCCGCGCAGCAGGACCCCACCCGGCCGGCCGTCATCTTCGTGCACGGGGCCGGCTACCTGCAGAACGCGCATAAGTGGTGGAGCCAGTACTTCCGCGAGTACATGTTCCATAACCTGCTCGCCGACCGCGGCTATACCGTGCTCGATGTGGATTACCGCGGCTCGGCCGGCTACGGCCGCGACTGGCGCACCGGCATCTACCGCTACATGGGCGGCAAAGACCTCTCCGACCACGTCGATGGCGCCAAGCTGCTGGTGGAGAAGTACAACGTCGATCCGCAGCGCATCGGCATCTACGGCGGCTCCTACGGTGGCTTCATTACCCTCATGGCCATGTTCACGCAGCCCGAGGTATTCAAGTCGGGTGCTGCCCTGCGCTCCGTTACCGACTGGGCCCACTACAACCACGGCTACACCGACAACATCCTCAACGAGCCCTACAACGACTCCGTGGCCTACGCCCGCTCGTCGCCCATCAACTACGCCGAGGGCCTGAAGGGCAACCTGCTGATGTGCCACGGCATGGTCGATACCAACGTGCACTTCCAGGACATCGTGCGCCTCACGCAACGCCTTATCGAGCTTGGCAAAGACAACTGGGAACTGGCCGTGTACCCCGTGGAGGACCACGGCTTCGTGGAGCCTTCGTCGTGGACCGATGAGTACAAGCGCATCCTGAAGCTGTTCGAAACCACGCTACGCAACCAGCCGGGCACTGCGGGGGCAGGCTCCGCTGCCGGCAGCACGGGCGGTAAGTAGCACCTAGGGATAAGCCCGACAAAGCAAAGCGGCCGCGCCCTAGGTTGGGCGCGGCCGCTTTGCTTAAGGCAAAATTCCTGTGTAAGTAAATGATTACTCCTTGGCGTCGGAGTTGCCGTTGATCTGGAACGCGAGGCTTACAGCTAAGCTGAGGGTGCGTGCCTTGTAATCGTAGCCGCGGTAATAAGGCGTATCGAAGTAGCGCACCACAAACGGGTCGTAGTAGTTGCTGAGGCCGTAGCGGCGGGCATAGAGCATCAGCGTAACGCGGTCGTGCCGCAGGCCCACCTCCAGGTACGGCAGGCGCGTGCTCTCAAAACCATCGAGCCCGTAGGAGCTGCTGACGGCGCCCAGCCGCGGCGTGGTGGTGTAGTGCAGCTCATTGGCCTCGAAGCGCTGAAAAGCGTGGGCCGGATACACGTGCAAGCCTGTTCCGGCTACCAGTTGCAGCCGGCTACCCAGGGGGCGCAGGTAGCGCAGGCCCAGCTCGATGGAAGTAAAGGAACCGCGCCAATCGAGCGTGCCCTGGTAGTTAGCCGAGCCTGCCGGCGAGGATACGCGTGCGGTACGCCCAAAGCCCGATCGGTTAACGGCAGTATGCAGGGCCAAATGGCGGCCGGGAAATACAACATCGAAGAACACCCCGTACTGCGCGTGCAAACGTCCGTCGGTCTGCAGCCCATCGAGGGTAGGTTGTTCCAGGCCGGGGCTGTCGGCAAGGCGCAGGCGCTGCGAATTGTAGCGCACGCCAATGGCTGGTCCTACCTGCAGCTTCACGCGGTTGCGCGGTTTGGCAACCACGTTGCTGCTGCCCGGCTGGCGCGCGGCCGAGCACTCGCGGTTATACCGTTGCACAAGGTTGGCCAGCGCTGTTTCGGTGAAGGCCGTTTTGGGCAGGGCGGCCACCACGGCGGGGCAGTCGAGGAAATACACCTCCAGCTGGCCGCGGTAGTTGTTGGCGTCCACCACCTTCACCACGCCGCCTAGGTTTTGGCGGTACTTGCGCGGGGCCAGCTCGAGGTAAGGTTGCTGCTCGCGCTTTACAAAGTAGTGCTTCACGTTGCCGTCCTCAATCAGCAGCAGCGAGGCCGCGCCGGTTACCAGCACGTCGGCCAGCACCGTATCGGGCCGTTGCTCAATGCGGAGCTGCTCGGGCATGCGCTTCAGGTCCGACGTCACGGTGTAGTCGATGGGCAGCACCTCGCGCCGCAGCAGACGCCCGCTCCCTAGGTGCACGCCGCGCAGCTGCCGCGCCAGGTAGGGGGCAGGCGGCGTTTGGGCGTGGGGCCGAAAGCGAATTTCCTTGGGCGGCGCCGACCAGTAGTTGTTTTCTACCTCGCCGCGGAGCGTGTCGCCAGCCGTTAGAATAAGGTAACCGGGCTCAAACACCTGGGCCGATGCCGACCGGGCACTGAGCATTAAACCGGATAACAATGCAATCGAACAAGTAAAAATTCGCATGCCAAAACGTAGCGGGTTCATAATCGGGTAAAGCTAAGCCCCAAGCCCGACGGTTGCCGCCGTCCGCGCCCACCCAGTGCCAAAAATACCCGCGCCGGCTGGGCCTAAACGACTTCGGCCCGCGGCAGCCAAAGCAACCGCGGGCCGAACCGACCTAGGGGCACCCGGCTCTACAGCCGCTTCGTGAGCAGCAGTCCGCCGTACGAATAGCCGTTGGCGTTCAGGCCCTGCATCGGCACCACCGAAAAGCCGTTGCGGTTCTTTTTGTGCAGCTGCGGCACCAAAATGCCCGAGGCCGCGCCCACGGCGTAGCCCACCAAGTTGTCCGACAAAAAGTGCTTGCCCGCTTTCAAGCGCAGGTAGCCCACGGCGGCGGGCACGGCCGCTGCCGCCGCCCACACGTAGGGCCGCGCCGCCGACTCCGGGTGGAAGTCGTGGAATACCTTGGCCACGAAAAACGTGTTGGTGGCAGTGGCCGCGGTGTGGCCCGCAAAAAACGAGTTGGTGGAGTTGTTGTTGCCGCGCTGGCTGATGGTCAGCTCGGGGTTGGTGCTGTAAGCCAGCGGGCGGCTGCGCGGCACCGCGGCCGTAGCCACCGTAAACAGCGCCCCCGTTACCGAAAGCGTTTCGAGGTACAGCACGCCCACCTGCCCGGCCTTGGAGCGCACGTCGCCGTCGGCCAGGGCCAGCACCAGCGGCGCCGCAAACGAGGCGTAGAACGGGTAGTCGCTGATGCGTTTGGCCGTGGGGTCGTAGTTGCCGGCCGCAAACCGGTCGAAGCGGTTCACGTCGTCGCGGCGCAGGGCGGCCACTTCTTCGTCGGTCAGGCCCTCGTCTTGGCGGCCTTGGTTAAAAGCCACGCCCGTGGTCACGAGCAGCGCCCCGATAACGGGGCCATCGACGGCGAGGCGGGTTTGGTAGGGCGAGCGGCTTTGGGCCGAAGCCAAGGTGGGCAGCACGGCGCTCAGCAGCAGGGCCGCGCGTATCAATAAGGTCTTCATCAGAGAAAAGCAGAAAGCGGTTGCTGCCTCAAACGCAAGCTCGGCCGTTGGGTTGGTGGCGGGCCGCGCCCAAGGTGCCAGGCGGCCCCTGCCGGGTTCAGCACCTAGGGCGCGCTTTCCTGCCCACAAACTGATGTGCTTTCCTGATTTTCGGTAGCTTTGCGCCCCACCTGTGGGTTGCTCTGCCGGGGCTTCTCCGCGGGTTTAGGTTTCACCGAAGCCGGCACTACATCAGCGCAATGCCATATCTGTTTACCTCTGAATCCGTTTCGGAGGGCCACCCCGACAAAGTAGCCGACCAGATTTCCGATGCCATTCTGGACGAATTTCTGCGACAGGACCCCTCCTCCAAAGTTGCCTGCGAAACGCTCGTTACCACGGGCCTGGTAGTCGTAGCCGGCGAAGTAAAATCGAAAGCCTACGTTGATGTGCAAGGCGTGGCCCGCGAGGTTATCCGCCGCATCGGCTACACCAAGGCCGAGTACAAGTTCGAGGCTGAGTCGTGCGGCATTTTGTCGGCCCTGCACGAACAGTCGCCCGATATCAACCAGGGCGTAGAGCGCCAAAACCCCGAAGACCAGGGCGCCGGCGACCAGGGCATGATGTTCGGCTACGCCACGCGCGAAACCGACAACTACATGCCCCTGGCTCTCGACCTCTCGCACCGTTTGCTGCGCGAGCTGTCGGCCATTCGCAAAGAAGGCCGCCAGATGACGTACCTGCGCCCCGATGCGAAGTCGCAGGTAACCATCCGCTACGCCGACGATAACACCCCCGAGGCCATCGATACCATCGTGGTTTCGACGCAGCACGACGACTTCGATACCTCCGAGGAAACCATGCTCCGCCGCATTTCCGACGACGTAAAAGGCATTCTGATTCCGCGCGTGAAGGCCCAGCTCAGCCAGGAGGTGCAGCAGCTCTTCACCGACGACATCACTTACCACATCAACCCCACGGGCAAGTTCGTCATCGGCGGCCCGCACGGCGACTCCGGCCTCACCGGCCGCAAGATCATCGTGGATACCTACGGTGGCAAAGGTGCCCACGGCGGCGGTGCTTTCTCGGGCAAAGACTCCTCGAAAGTTGACCGCTCGGCCGCTTACGCCGCGCGCCACATCGCCAAAAACCTGGTAGCCGCCGGTGTGGCCGATCAGGTGCTGGTGCAGGTGGCCTACGCCATTGGCGTAGCCAAGCCCGTGGGCCTGTACGTGACGACCTACGGCACCACCAAAGCCGTGGGCAGCAACGGCCAGCAACTCACCGACGGCCAGATTGGCGAAAAGGTGCAGCAGCTGTTCGATATGCGCCCGTACGCCATCGTGCAGCGTTTTGGCTTGCAAAACCCCATCTTCGGCGAAACCGCTGCCTACGGCCACATGGGCCGCGAGTCGCAGACCAAGCAGGTAACCCTGCCCAACGGCGAAACCCGCCAGGTAGAAACTTTCACGTGGGAAAAGCTCGACTACGTCGACCAGATCAAGCAGGCTTTTAATCTGTAAGCAACCCTAGGTGCCCCACAACAAAGCGGCCCGCCTCAGCTGAGGCGGGCCGCTTTGTTGTGGGGCACCTAGGGTTTTTAGTGGGCTGTCTGCTTCTCTTTGTGGCGGATCAGCTGCTTTTTGAGCTGCTCAGCGGCCGAGTCGGCGGCTGCTTCGAAGCTGGCCGCATTCTCTTGGCTAAACAGGGTAGTGCCGGGCACGAATAGCTTGATTTCGACAGTTTTATTATCTACGCCGTCGTTGTTGTTCAGGCGCATGATAACCTCGCCTTCCGTAACGCGGTCGTAAAAGGTTTCGAGTTTATCGAGGCGCTTCTGGATGAAGTCGAGCAACTTTTGATCGGCGGTGAAGTGCACCGATTGCATCTGTACTTTCATCGGTCGTGGGGTTTTGGGGTAAGACAAAGGAAAATCAGGCCTTTGGATGGGCCTTTTCAAATACAGCTTTCAATTTGTCGATGCTCAGGTGCGTATACACCTGCGTAGCGGCCAGGTTGGCGTGCCCAAGCAACTCCTTAATGGCGTTCAGGTCGGCGCCTTTGCCCAGCAAATGCGTGGCAAAGGAGTGGCGCAGCACGTGGGGGTGCTGTTGCCCGGGCGCCGAAGTAATTTGCCCTAGGTAGTGCTTTACGGTACGATAAACCAGCTGCGGGTAGAGCGGCTTGCCTTTATCCGTAACGAGTAGGGGAGCGGTGGCGTTGTCTGCCGGGCCAAACTCGCTGGTTTTGCGCGCGATATAATTTTCGATGACGCCGATGAGCGACGGGTTGAGCGGCACTACCCGCTGCTTGTTGCCCTTGCCCGTAACGCGCACCGTGCGCGCGGGCAGGCTTACATCGGCGTGCGCAATGCCGATAAGCTCCGAGAGGCGGATGCCCGTGCCGTAGAGCATTTCCAGCATCAGCTGGTCGCGGATGCCCGCAAACGAGTCCTCGAACTCGAACGAATCGAGCAGCTGGTTCAGCGACTGCTCCGGCACAAAGTCGGGGAGCTTCTTGCTGGTTTTGGGCGGCGTAATGCGCAGCATCGGGTTGCGGCCGATGTGCCCCGTGCGCAGCAAAAACTTGTAGTAGGAGCGTAGGCAGGCAATCTTCCGATTTACGGTGCGCGGGTCGCGCTGCTGCTCCATGAGCGTCACAATCCAGGAGCGAATCAGCGTATGGTCGGCCGCAGTTGCGTCCTGCAGTTCGTACGTGTGCAGCAGGTAGTCCTGAAACTGCCGCAAATCCGTTTGGTACGACAGCACAGTGTGCGGCGAGTAGCGGCGCTCGAAGCGCAGATAATCAAAAAATGCTTCCATAGGGGAAGCCGCAACGGCGGCAACGGCAGAAACCCAATGTAGAAAACCTCAACGATAATCAAAACACAAAAAAACAGCGGGCCTGCCCTAGGTAGGGCAGGCCCGCTGTGAGCTTAAGCGCAGCAAATAACTATGCCGCTGCTAGGCGGTACGGCGCAAAAACTAGTCTTGCGAGCCGTACGTGGCCAGTTTGTAAGCAGCCTTGTCGCGCTGCTTGCGCTTGGTCACCGACGGCTTCTGGAAAAACGTGCGGCGACGCAGTTCTTTCAGCACACCCGTGCGCTCGAATTTTTTCTTGAAACGCTTCAGCGCGCGGTCAACCGACTCGTTTTCCTTGATTTGGACGATGAGCATAAAAAAAGAAAGCGTGGAGTTTCAGAGTTTGAGGGTTGCAAAGGTAACAGCCAAGTCGTTACGATGCAAGCCCCCACGAGGTTCCTCTATTTCAGAATAGTACGGGCAATTACGAGCTTCTGGATTTCAGAAGTGCCCTCGCCGATGGTGCACAGCTTCGAGTCGCGGTAGAACTTTTCGGCCGGGTAGTCCTTCGTGTAGCCGTAGCCCCCGAAAATCTGCACCCCTTCGTTCGCTACGCGCACGCACACCTCCGAAGCGTACAGCTTGGCCATGGCCGACTCGCGGTTCACGTTCAGACCTTGGTCTTTCATATCAGCCGCCCGGTAGGTCAGCAACGAAGCCGCCTCGATTTCCGTCGCCATATCGGCCAGTTTAAAGCTGATACCTTGGAAGTTGCTGATCGGCTGGTTGAACTGCTGACGCTCCTTGGAGTATTGCAGGGCGGCCTCGTAAGCGCCTTGCGCAATACCTAGGGAAAGAGCTGCAATGCTGATACGGCCCCCGTCGAGCACTTTCAGCGCCTGCACAAAACCGTCGCCAACGTTACCAATCACGTTCTCCTTCGGAATGCGGCAGTCGGTGAAAATAAGCTCGGTGGTTTCCGAAGCGCGCATGCCCAGCTTGTCTTCCTTGCGCCCGGCCGCAAAGCCCGGCGTACCCCGCTCGATGATAAATGCCGTCATGCCGTGCGAGTCGCCTACCTCGCCGGTGCGGGCAATTACAACCGCTACGTGGCCACTTTTGCCGTGCGTAATAAAATTTTTGGCGCCATTTAGCACGTAATGGTCGCCGTCGAGCACGGCCGTGGTGCGCATGTTGCCGGCATCCGAACCGGTGTTGGGTTCCGTTAGGCCCCAAGCGCCAATCCACTCGCCCGAGGCAAGCTTGGGCAGGTACTTGCGCTTCTGCTCCTCCGATGCGTGCTGCAAAATGTGGCCGGTGCAGAGCGAGTTGTGGGCCGCCATCGATAAGCCAATGCTCGGGTCAATCTTCGACAACTCGGCAATAGCCGTTACGTACTCGGTGTAGCCAAAACCGGCCCCACCATACTCCTGCGGCACCAGTACGCCCATAAGGCCCAGTTCACCTAGCTTGTGGAAGACCTCAGCCGGAAACTCCTGCGTATCGTCCCACTCGCGCATGAAAGGCTTGATGTGGGTAGCGCCGAAGTCGCGCACCATCTGGGCAATCATTGTCTGGTTTTCGGTAGCTACCAGTTCCATGGAAAAAAATGTTGTGGGAATGATGGGGAGGCAGTGGGGTAAAACAAACGCTCGTTTGGTTAAAGCGAAGGTACGAATTTTGCGTAGCTGAGGACGTTATGAAACACCTTCCGCAGAGTTGCTATTTTGATAGGGGCTCTTTATTCAATTTCTTTGATGGTTTATTGGCACAAATTCGTCAGCGTCTAGCGTTAGTGCCAAAATTGCCAACCCACCAAAGCCAGCTCGCCTTAAGGGCGGTTTTCATGCATCTAATCAAATCATTCCGCCCCTCACGTATTCTGCTATTCTTGTCTTTACTAGCAGTGCTTGGTTCGTGCGCATCCTCGCGCCGTTATCAGCAGAGCATTATGTTTCGCCCCACAAAGCAAGATCTTGCCGATACGCTGATGATTCGGGGTGCTTTGTCACAGGTGCAAGGAACATATCGGATTAAGCCAAATGATTACCTAGAAGTTCGCGTTTTTACCAACGAAGGCGAACGGCTTATTGACCCAAACGGAGAGCTTGGTTTCGGTACCCCGGGAGCCCAGTCAGGGGGTGTTGGTAGTGCTAACCGGCAACAGCGGGTTTTAACTACTCGAGGTGCAGGTGGCGGTGCTGCTCCCGCACCTACCGACTACTTAGTGGGCCCCGACGGAAGAGTTGTATTGCCTGTTGTTGAACCAGTGCGGGTTGCAGGCCTAACCGTACGGCAAGCAGATAGTCTGCTGCAAACTCTGTACGATAAGTTCTACCGAGGGGTGTTTGTGCAAACCCGAGTTACCAACCATCGGGTAGTTGTGCTTGGCACTCCTGGGGGGCAAATTGTGCCCTTAACCAATGAGAACATGAGTGTGATTGAAGTGCTTGCAGCTGTAGGCGGGCCTAATAACGCAGGTGGAGTTGCCTCAGCCATAGGAGGAAAGCTCAATAATATCCGCCTGATCCGGCCCGAGGCCAACGGTAGTTTTAAGAAGGCTCAAGTACAGGTAATCGACCTGACTACAATTGCTGGTATGCGGGAAGCCAACCTGAGGGTGCAGCCGAATGATGTTATATACATCGAACCTGCCCGTCGTTCGGCCTTTATTCAGGGCTTACAAGATGCCGCTCCGCTTATCGGATTGCTCGGCACCATAACAGCCCTCGTCTCAACTTCGGTCTTCGTTATAGATCGTCTCTAATTTTTGCAAGGGTAGCCGTGTTTTTGGCCAAACCCGCTTTTCCGCATGGCAGTAAATAAGGAAGCAGAACTGGAAGAATTAATTCGCGCAAGCGGCGAAGAAACCGACGACGTTGCCGAAAGCAGC
The sequence above is drawn from the Hymenobacter sp. YIM 151858-1 genome and encodes:
- a CDS encoding amidase, with amino-acid sequence MKKLFPALLGGAVCFVGGALTMRATDAPSAITVPMLRAAQELIGLHFTDAQLDSARREVTDSRSSYEALRKLPIGNGVAPTMIFDPVPLRLRQFPGKKVALFGMGDDKLPKMGKVTLPANRDDLAFYTVRQLGELLRTKQISSEELTKFFLVRLKKYDPKLLCVTSLTEELALQQAREADKEIRRGKYRGPLHGVPFGVKDLFSTKGYKTTWGSVPYKDQVLEEDAAVVTRLRDAGGVLVAKFTLGELAMGDVWYGGMTRSPWDISKGSSGSSAGSASAVAAGLVPYAIGTETLGSIVSPSTACGTTGLRPTFGRVSRHGAMALSWSMDKIGPITRSVEDCALVFNALEGEDPRDPATLLIPRYGTQFQYAFNVDLKKLRIGYVKADFDRTYPTKANDQAVLETLRKLGVQLVELELPKLPAGDMTFLLTAEGAAAFDDLTRSGRDASMVKQDRNAWPNLFRASRFVPAVEYIQAQRARRLLIEELDARIKDLDGYVAPSFSSNLVITNLTGHPAVVVPNGFRPGGLPSTITFTGQLYQEAKLLALAKAYQDATEFDEKHPPLNF
- a CDS encoding HD domain-containing protein, translated to MTTPDQPLAASLAARWQQTVAPLLPAAAGEAAWCYVLGAYAGSDRHYHALPHLVTMFAVLDAHPEKAPDAAVLELAVWFHDAVYDPLRHDNEARSAEAARQHLQGSRLTAEQLARLDYLIRRTQHHARTEPNDGPDTALLLDADLWILGAEPAQYAAYARQVRQEYHLVPKLLYRPGRAKVLRHLLEAPQLYRTSYAQQHRDAAARRNLAAELQAWEAGRGLDDLGV
- a CDS encoding prolyl oligopeptidase family serine peptidase, which gives rise to MRFSSALRLLALWPVAAVAQTPQAGSPLAPLTVEKIMREPAQWLGGLPSAQYWSEDGKRIYFQWNPERARRDSLYYTTPDGKAPRKVSLAEQRQLPSARGDYDAAHTLKVYEKDGDIYLLELKSGKTRRITNTAEREMEPEFALQGKAVSYTRNGNLFTWDPATGETTQRTDFRRGQRPPGPSTDKSEKYLRAQQLALFQVIKQREQDREARERLQKALAKLRPKPIYLGNQTVENLRLSPDGRYVTYSLVQAPTNDKVAIVPAFVTASGFTEDINTRNKVGAPQTAYELGIYDIGRDTTFVLGYKELKGLDEQPAYRKEYALKAKAPVPAEGDKANGKDKPATELRRVIPHGPYWNDSGQRAFLVMRSTDNKDRWIVSLDPATQKIALLDRQRDEAWINGPGIGYEAGNVGWMPDGRRMYFQSEETGYSHLYTVDAVSGQKKALTSGNFEVQQAKLSRDKKTWYLTANKSHPGEQHFYRMPAEGGQLTQITTQSGAHEVVLSPDEKTLAVRYSYANKPWELYVMDNKPGAKMRQLTRSTTKEFESYKWREPEVITYKAQDGALVHARLYRPAQQDPTRPAVIFVHGAGYLQNAHKWWSQYFREYMFHNLLADRGYTVLDVDYRGSAGYGRDWRTGIYRYMGGKDLSDHVDGAKLLVEKYNVDPQRIGIYGGSYGGFITLMAMFTQPEVFKSGAALRSVTDWAHYNHGYTDNILNEPYNDSVAYARSSPINYAEGLKGNLLMCHGMVDTNVHFQDIVRLTQRLIELGKDNWELAVYPVEDHGFVEPSSWTDEYKRILKLFETTLRNQPGTAGAGSAAGSTGGK
- a CDS encoding phosphatase PAP2 family protein, with translation MKTLLIRAALLLSAVLPTLASAQSRSPYQTRLAVDGPVIGALLVTTGVAFNQGRQDEGLTDEEVAALRRDDVNRFDRFAAGNYDPTAKRISDYPFYASFAAPLVLALADGDVRSKAGQVGVLYLETLSVTGALFTVATAAVPRSRPLAYSTNPELTISQRGNNNSTNSFFAGHTAATATNTFFVAKVFHDFHPESAARPYVWAAAAAVPAAVGYLRLKAGKHFLSDNLVGYAVGAASGILVPQLHKKNRNGFSVVPMQGLNANGYSYGGLLLTKRL
- the metK gene encoding methionine adenosyltransferase, whose protein sequence is MPYLFTSESVSEGHPDKVADQISDAILDEFLRQDPSSKVACETLVTTGLVVVAGEVKSKAYVDVQGVAREVIRRIGYTKAEYKFEAESCGILSALHEQSPDINQGVERQNPEDQGAGDQGMMFGYATRETDNYMPLALDLSHRLLRELSAIRKEGRQMTYLRPDAKSQVTIRYADDNTPEAIDTIVVSTQHDDFDTSEETMLRRISDDVKGILIPRVKAQLSQEVQQLFTDDITYHINPTGKFVIGGPHGDSGLTGRKIIVDTYGGKGAHGGGAFSGKDSSKVDRSAAYAARHIAKNLVAAGVADQVLVQVAYAIGVAKPVGLYVTTYGTTKAVGSNGQQLTDGQIGEKVQQLFDMRPYAIVQRFGLQNPIFGETAAYGHMGRESQTKQVTLPNGETRQVETFTWEKLDYVDQIKQAFNL
- the hpf gene encoding ribosome hibernation-promoting factor, HPF/YfiA family gives rise to the protein MKVQMQSVHFTADQKLLDFIQKRLDKLETFYDRVTEGEVIMRLNNNDGVDNKTVEIKLFVPGTTLFSQENAASFEAAADSAAEQLKKQLIRHKEKQTAH
- a CDS encoding tyrosine-type recombinase/integrase, which gives rise to MEAFFDYLRFERRYSPHTVLSYQTDLRQFQDYLLHTYELQDATAADHTLIRSWIVTLMEQQRDPRTVNRKIACLRSYYKFLLRTGHIGRNPMLRITPPKTSKKLPDFVPEQSLNQLLDSFEFEDSFAGIRDQLMLEMLYGTGIRLSELIGIAHADVSLPARTVRVTGKGNKQRVVPLNPSLIGVIENYIARKTSEFGPADNATAPLLVTDKGKPLYPQLVYRTVKHYLGQITSAPGQQHPHVLRHSFATHLLGKGADLNAIKELLGHANLAATQVYTHLSIDKLKAVFEKAHPKA
- the rpsU gene encoding 30S ribosomal protein S21, whose translation is MLIVQIKENESVDRALKRFKKKFERTGVLKELRRRTFFQKPSVTKRKQRDKAAYKLATYGSQD